The Glycine max cultivar Williams 82 chromosome 12, Glycine_max_v4.0, whole genome shotgun sequence genome window below encodes:
- the LOC100797992 gene encoding homeobox-leucine zipper protein HDG2 isoform X3, translated as MPAGIMIPARNMPSMIGRNGTVGGFGLSSGLSLGHPNLMEAGQLHPLDMPQNTSESDVPRIREDDFDSATKSGSENLEGASGEDQDPRPNKKKRYHRHTQHQIQEMEAFFKECPHPDDKQRKELSRELGLEPLQVKFWFQNKRTQMKTQHERHENTQLRTENEKLRADNMRFREALGNASCPNCGGPTAIGEMSFDEHHLRLENARLREEIDRISAIAAKYVGKPVVSYPLVSPSSVPPRPLELGVSGGFGGQPGGIGGDMYGGAAGDLLRSISGPTEADKPIIIELAVAAMEELIGMAQMGEPLWLTTLDGTTVLNEDEYIRSFPRGIGPKPVGFKCEASRETAVVIMNHVNLVEILMDVNQWSTVFSGIVSRAMTLEVLSTGVAGNYNGALQVMTAEVQVPSPLVPTRESYFVRYCKQHGDGTWAVVDVSLDNLRPSPSARCRRRPSGCLIQEMPNGYSKVIWVEHVEVDDRGVHNLYKQLVSSGHAFGAKRWIANLDRQCERLASAMATNIPTVDVGVITNPDGRKSMLKLAERMVISFCAGVSASTAHTWTTLSGTGADDVRVMTRKSVDDPGRPPGIVLSAATSFWLPVSPKRVFEFLRDENSRSEWDILSNGGVVQEMAHIANGRDTGNCVSLLRVNSANSSQSNMLILQESCADSTGSFVIYAPVDIVAMNVVLNGGDPDYVALLPSGFAILPDGTTAHGGGIGDIGHGGSLLTVAFQILVDSVPTAKLSLGSVATVNNLIACTVERIKAALSGEVA; from the exons ATGCCAGCTGGTATTATGATTCCAGCAAGAAACATGCCCTCGATGATTGGAAGAAACGGAACCGTTGGTGGCTTTGGATTATCTTCAGGGCTCTCTCTTGGCCAT CCAAACCTGATGGAAGCTGGTCAGCTCCACCCACTGGACATGCCTCAGAACACTTCAGAGAGCGATGTCCCTAGAATCCGTGAAGATGACTTTGACAGTGCCACCAAGTCAGGTAGTGAAAATCTAGAAGGTGCTTCCGGTGAAGACCAAGACCCTCGTCCCAACAAGAAGAAACGCTACCACCGCCACACTCAGCACCAGATCCAGGAGATGGAAGC gtTCTTTAAGGAGTGTCCGCACCCTGATGACAAGCAAAGGAAGGAGCTGAGTCGAGAGTTAGGGTTAGAGCCATTGCAGGTTAAGTTTTGGTTCCAGAACAAGCGCACTCAGATGAAG ACCCAACATGAACGTCATGAGAACACACAGCTGAGAACTGAAAACGAGAAGCTTCGAGCAGATAACATGAGGTTCAGGGAAGCTCTCGGCAATGCCTCGTGTCCTAACTGTGGTGGACCAACCGCTATAGGGGAAATGTCATTCGATGAACATCACTTGAGGCTCGAAAATGCTCGCCTGAGAGAAGAG ATTGATAGGATATCTGCCATTGCTGCAAAGTATGTTGGGAAGCCTGTGGTGAGCTATCCACTTGTTTCTCCTTCATCTGTTCCTCCTCGTCCACTAGAACTTGGGGTTAGTGGTGGTTTTGGTGGCCAACCTGGAGGCATTGGAGGGGACATGTATGGTGGAGCTGCAGGAGATCTTCTAAGGTCAATAAGTGGACCTACTGAAGCTGATAAGCCAATCATAATAGAGCTTGCTGTTGCAGCCATGGAGGAGCTCATTGGAATGGCGCAAATGGGTGAGCCTCTTTGGTTGACTACCCTGGATGGCACCACTGTGCTCAACGAGGATGAGTACATCAGGTCTTTTCCTCGAGGGATTGGTCCTAAACCCGTTGGTTTCAAGTGTGAAGCTTCGAGGGAAACTGCTGTTGTTATCATGAACCATGTTAACCTTGTTGAGATCCTCATGGACGTG AATCAATGGTCCACGGTGTTCTCTGGCATTGTCTCAAGAGCAATGACTTTGGAAGTGCTATCAACAGGGGTGGCGGGGAATTACAACGGTGCATTGCAAGTG ATGACAGCAGAAGTGCAAGTACCTTCACCTCTGGTGCCAACTCGAGAGAGCTATTTTGTAAGGTATTGTAAGCAGCACGGTGACGGAACTTGGGCAGTAGTGGACGTGTCCTTGGATAATTTGCGTCCTAGTCCTTCAGCCAGATGTAGAAGAAGGCCCTCAGGTTGCTTAATTCAAGAAATGCCCAATGGCTACTCTAAG GTCATATGGGTTGAGCACGTAGAAGTGGATGACAGAGGTGTCCATAATCTATACAAGCAGCTTGTTAGCTCGGGGCATGCATTTGGTGCAAAACGTTGGATTGCAAACTTGGATCGACAATGTGAAAGGCTTGCTAGTGCCATGGCAACAAACATTCCCACAGTAGATGTTGGAG tAATAACAAACCCAGATGGGAGGAAGAGCATGTTGAAACTGGCTGAGAGAATGGTCATAAGCTTTTGTGCTGGAGTGAGTGCATCTACTGCACACACATGGACAACACTTTCTGGAACTGGTGCCGATGATGTAAGGGTCATGACACGTAAGAGTGTAGATGACCCAGGAAGGCCTCCTGGCATCGTTCTCAGTGCTGCAACTTCTTTTTGGCTTCCTGTGTCACCAAAAAGGGTTTTTGAATTCCTCCGCGATGAGAACTCCAGAAGTGAG TGGGATATTCTTTCCAACGGTGGAGTTGTTCAAGAAATGGCACACATTGCCAATGGCCGAGACACTGGAAATTGTGTCTCTCTACTTCGGGTGAAT AGTGCGAATTCAAGCCAAAGCAACATGTTGATATTACAAGAGAGTTGCGCGGACTCAACGGGATCTTTTGTGATATATGCTCCTGTAGATATTGTGGCAATGAATGTGGTTCTGAATGGAGGGGACCCGGACTACGTGGCCCTTCTCCCTTCAGGATTTGCTATACTCCCAGATGGGACCACTGCACATGGAGGTGGCATTGGTGACATTGGACATGGTGGTTCTCTCTTGACTGTGGCATTTCAAATATTGGTTGATTCGGTTCCAACGGCAAAGCTTTCTCTTGGATCAGTTGCTACTGTTAACAATCTCATTGCCTGCACTGTTGAGAGAATTAAGGCTGCTTTATCTGGTGAAGTTGCTTGA
- the LOC100797992 gene encoding homeobox-leucine zipper protein HDG2 isoform X1: MPAGIMIPARNMPSMIGRNGTVGGFGLSSGLSLGHIENHKASESQRSVEMFQPNLMEAGQLHPLDMPQNTSESDVPRIREDDFDSATKSGSENLEGASGEDQDPRPNKKKRYHRHTQHQIQEMEAFFKECPHPDDKQRKELSRELGLEPLQVKFWFQNKRTQMKTQHERHENTQLRTENEKLRADNMRFREALGNASCPNCGGPTAIGEMSFDEHHLRLENARLREEIDRISAIAAKYVGKPVVSYPLVSPSSVPPRPLELGVSGGFGGQPGGIGGDMYGGAAGDLLRSISGPTEADKPIIIELAVAAMEELIGMAQMGEPLWLTTLDGTTVLNEDEYIRSFPRGIGPKPVGFKCEASRETAVVIMNHVNLVEILMDVNQWSTVFSGIVSRAMTLEVLSTGVAGNYNGALQVMTAEVQVPSPLVPTRESYFVRYCKQHGDGTWAVVDVSLDNLRPSPSARCRRRPSGCLIQEMPNGYSKVIWVEHVEVDDRGVHNLYKQLVSSGHAFGAKRWIANLDRQCERLASAMATNIPTVDVGVITNPDGRKSMLKLAERMVISFCAGVSASTAHTWTTLSGTGADDVRVMTRKSVDDPGRPPGIVLSAATSFWLPVSPKRVFEFLRDENSRSEWDILSNGGVVQEMAHIANGRDTGNCVSLLRVNSANSSQSNMLILQESCADSTGSFVIYAPVDIVAMNVVLNGGDPDYVALLPSGFAILPDGTTAHGGGIGDIGHGGSLLTVAFQILVDSVPTAKLSLGSVATVNNLIACTVERIKAALSGEVA, from the exons ATGCCAGCTGGTATTATGATTCCAGCAAGAAACATGCCCTCGATGATTGGAAGAAACGGAACCGTTGGTGGCTTTGGATTATCTTCAGGGCTCTCTCTTGGCCAT ATTGAAAACCATAAGGCTTCGGAATCTCAAAGATCTGTAGAAATGTTCCAGCCAAACCTGATGGAAGCTGGTCAGCTCCACCCACTGGACATGCCTCAGAACACTTCAGAGAGCGATGTCCCTAGAATCCGTGAAGATGACTTTGACAGTGCCACCAAGTCAGGTAGTGAAAATCTAGAAGGTGCTTCCGGTGAAGACCAAGACCCTCGTCCCAACAAGAAGAAACGCTACCACCGCCACACTCAGCACCAGATCCAGGAGATGGAAGC gtTCTTTAAGGAGTGTCCGCACCCTGATGACAAGCAAAGGAAGGAGCTGAGTCGAGAGTTAGGGTTAGAGCCATTGCAGGTTAAGTTTTGGTTCCAGAACAAGCGCACTCAGATGAAG ACCCAACATGAACGTCATGAGAACACACAGCTGAGAACTGAAAACGAGAAGCTTCGAGCAGATAACATGAGGTTCAGGGAAGCTCTCGGCAATGCCTCGTGTCCTAACTGTGGTGGACCAACCGCTATAGGGGAAATGTCATTCGATGAACATCACTTGAGGCTCGAAAATGCTCGCCTGAGAGAAGAG ATTGATAGGATATCTGCCATTGCTGCAAAGTATGTTGGGAAGCCTGTGGTGAGCTATCCACTTGTTTCTCCTTCATCTGTTCCTCCTCGTCCACTAGAACTTGGGGTTAGTGGTGGTTTTGGTGGCCAACCTGGAGGCATTGGAGGGGACATGTATGGTGGAGCTGCAGGAGATCTTCTAAGGTCAATAAGTGGACCTACTGAAGCTGATAAGCCAATCATAATAGAGCTTGCTGTTGCAGCCATGGAGGAGCTCATTGGAATGGCGCAAATGGGTGAGCCTCTTTGGTTGACTACCCTGGATGGCACCACTGTGCTCAACGAGGATGAGTACATCAGGTCTTTTCCTCGAGGGATTGGTCCTAAACCCGTTGGTTTCAAGTGTGAAGCTTCGAGGGAAACTGCTGTTGTTATCATGAACCATGTTAACCTTGTTGAGATCCTCATGGACGTG AATCAATGGTCCACGGTGTTCTCTGGCATTGTCTCAAGAGCAATGACTTTGGAAGTGCTATCAACAGGGGTGGCGGGGAATTACAACGGTGCATTGCAAGTG ATGACAGCAGAAGTGCAAGTACCTTCACCTCTGGTGCCAACTCGAGAGAGCTATTTTGTAAGGTATTGTAAGCAGCACGGTGACGGAACTTGGGCAGTAGTGGACGTGTCCTTGGATAATTTGCGTCCTAGTCCTTCAGCCAGATGTAGAAGAAGGCCCTCAGGTTGCTTAATTCAAGAAATGCCCAATGGCTACTCTAAG GTCATATGGGTTGAGCACGTAGAAGTGGATGACAGAGGTGTCCATAATCTATACAAGCAGCTTGTTAGCTCGGGGCATGCATTTGGTGCAAAACGTTGGATTGCAAACTTGGATCGACAATGTGAAAGGCTTGCTAGTGCCATGGCAACAAACATTCCCACAGTAGATGTTGGAG tAATAACAAACCCAGATGGGAGGAAGAGCATGTTGAAACTGGCTGAGAGAATGGTCATAAGCTTTTGTGCTGGAGTGAGTGCATCTACTGCACACACATGGACAACACTTTCTGGAACTGGTGCCGATGATGTAAGGGTCATGACACGTAAGAGTGTAGATGACCCAGGAAGGCCTCCTGGCATCGTTCTCAGTGCTGCAACTTCTTTTTGGCTTCCTGTGTCACCAAAAAGGGTTTTTGAATTCCTCCGCGATGAGAACTCCAGAAGTGAG TGGGATATTCTTTCCAACGGTGGAGTTGTTCAAGAAATGGCACACATTGCCAATGGCCGAGACACTGGAAATTGTGTCTCTCTACTTCGGGTGAAT AGTGCGAATTCAAGCCAAAGCAACATGTTGATATTACAAGAGAGTTGCGCGGACTCAACGGGATCTTTTGTGATATATGCTCCTGTAGATATTGTGGCAATGAATGTGGTTCTGAATGGAGGGGACCCGGACTACGTGGCCCTTCTCCCTTCAGGATTTGCTATACTCCCAGATGGGACCACTGCACATGGAGGTGGCATTGGTGACATTGGACATGGTGGTTCTCTCTTGACTGTGGCATTTCAAATATTGGTTGATTCGGTTCCAACGGCAAAGCTTTCTCTTGGATCAGTTGCTACTGTTAACAATCTCATTGCCTGCACTGTTGAGAGAATTAAGGCTGCTTTATCTGGTGAAGTTGCTTGA
- the LOC100797992 gene encoding homeobox-leucine zipper protein HDG2 isoform X2, giving the protein MPAGIMIPARNMPSMIGRNGTVGGFGLSSGLSLGHIENHKASESQRSVEMFQPNLMEAGQLHPLDMPQNTSESDVPRIREDDFDSATKSGSENLEGASGEDQDPRPNKKKRYHRHTQHQIQEMEAFFKECPHPDDKQRKELSRELGLEPLQVKFWFQNKRTQMKTQHERHENTQLRTENEKLRADNMRFREALGNASCPNCGGPTAIGEMSFDEHHLRLENARLREEIDRISAIAAKYVGKPVVSYPLVSPSSVPPRPLELGVSGGFGGQPGGIGGDMYGGAAGDLLRSISGPTEADKPIIIELAVAAMEELIGMAQMGEPLWLTTLDGTTVLNEDEYIRSFPRGIGPKPVGFKCEASRETAVVIMNHVNLVEILMDVNQWSTVFSGIVSRAMTLEVLSTGVAGNYNGALQVMTAEVQVPSPLVPTRESYFVRYCKQHGDGTWAVVDVSLDNLRPSPSARCRRRPSGCLIQEMPNGYSKVIWVEHVEVDDRGVHNLYKQLVSSGHAFGAKRWIANLDRQCERLASAMATNIPTVDVGDGRKSMLKLAERMVISFCAGVSASTAHTWTTLSGTGADDVRVMTRKSVDDPGRPPGIVLSAATSFWLPVSPKRVFEFLRDENSRSEWDILSNGGVVQEMAHIANGRDTGNCVSLLRVNSANSSQSNMLILQESCADSTGSFVIYAPVDIVAMNVVLNGGDPDYVALLPSGFAILPDGTTAHGGGIGDIGHGGSLLTVAFQILVDSVPTAKLSLGSVATVNNLIACTVERIKAALSGEVA; this is encoded by the exons ATGCCAGCTGGTATTATGATTCCAGCAAGAAACATGCCCTCGATGATTGGAAGAAACGGAACCGTTGGTGGCTTTGGATTATCTTCAGGGCTCTCTCTTGGCCAT ATTGAAAACCATAAGGCTTCGGAATCTCAAAGATCTGTAGAAATGTTCCAGCCAAACCTGATGGAAGCTGGTCAGCTCCACCCACTGGACATGCCTCAGAACACTTCAGAGAGCGATGTCCCTAGAATCCGTGAAGATGACTTTGACAGTGCCACCAAGTCAGGTAGTGAAAATCTAGAAGGTGCTTCCGGTGAAGACCAAGACCCTCGTCCCAACAAGAAGAAACGCTACCACCGCCACACTCAGCACCAGATCCAGGAGATGGAAGC gtTCTTTAAGGAGTGTCCGCACCCTGATGACAAGCAAAGGAAGGAGCTGAGTCGAGAGTTAGGGTTAGAGCCATTGCAGGTTAAGTTTTGGTTCCAGAACAAGCGCACTCAGATGAAG ACCCAACATGAACGTCATGAGAACACACAGCTGAGAACTGAAAACGAGAAGCTTCGAGCAGATAACATGAGGTTCAGGGAAGCTCTCGGCAATGCCTCGTGTCCTAACTGTGGTGGACCAACCGCTATAGGGGAAATGTCATTCGATGAACATCACTTGAGGCTCGAAAATGCTCGCCTGAGAGAAGAG ATTGATAGGATATCTGCCATTGCTGCAAAGTATGTTGGGAAGCCTGTGGTGAGCTATCCACTTGTTTCTCCTTCATCTGTTCCTCCTCGTCCACTAGAACTTGGGGTTAGTGGTGGTTTTGGTGGCCAACCTGGAGGCATTGGAGGGGACATGTATGGTGGAGCTGCAGGAGATCTTCTAAGGTCAATAAGTGGACCTACTGAAGCTGATAAGCCAATCATAATAGAGCTTGCTGTTGCAGCCATGGAGGAGCTCATTGGAATGGCGCAAATGGGTGAGCCTCTTTGGTTGACTACCCTGGATGGCACCACTGTGCTCAACGAGGATGAGTACATCAGGTCTTTTCCTCGAGGGATTGGTCCTAAACCCGTTGGTTTCAAGTGTGAAGCTTCGAGGGAAACTGCTGTTGTTATCATGAACCATGTTAACCTTGTTGAGATCCTCATGGACGTG AATCAATGGTCCACGGTGTTCTCTGGCATTGTCTCAAGAGCAATGACTTTGGAAGTGCTATCAACAGGGGTGGCGGGGAATTACAACGGTGCATTGCAAGTG ATGACAGCAGAAGTGCAAGTACCTTCACCTCTGGTGCCAACTCGAGAGAGCTATTTTGTAAGGTATTGTAAGCAGCACGGTGACGGAACTTGGGCAGTAGTGGACGTGTCCTTGGATAATTTGCGTCCTAGTCCTTCAGCCAGATGTAGAAGAAGGCCCTCAGGTTGCTTAATTCAAGAAATGCCCAATGGCTACTCTAAG GTCATATGGGTTGAGCACGTAGAAGTGGATGACAGAGGTGTCCATAATCTATACAAGCAGCTTGTTAGCTCGGGGCATGCATTTGGTGCAAAACGTTGGATTGCAAACTTGGATCGACAATGTGAAAGGCTTGCTAGTGCCATGGCAACAAACATTCCCACAGTAGATGTTGGAG ATGGGAGGAAGAGCATGTTGAAACTGGCTGAGAGAATGGTCATAAGCTTTTGTGCTGGAGTGAGTGCATCTACTGCACACACATGGACAACACTTTCTGGAACTGGTGCCGATGATGTAAGGGTCATGACACGTAAGAGTGTAGATGACCCAGGAAGGCCTCCTGGCATCGTTCTCAGTGCTGCAACTTCTTTTTGGCTTCCTGTGTCACCAAAAAGGGTTTTTGAATTCCTCCGCGATGAGAACTCCAGAAGTGAG TGGGATATTCTTTCCAACGGTGGAGTTGTTCAAGAAATGGCACACATTGCCAATGGCCGAGACACTGGAAATTGTGTCTCTCTACTTCGGGTGAAT AGTGCGAATTCAAGCCAAAGCAACATGTTGATATTACAAGAGAGTTGCGCGGACTCAACGGGATCTTTTGTGATATATGCTCCTGTAGATATTGTGGCAATGAATGTGGTTCTGAATGGAGGGGACCCGGACTACGTGGCCCTTCTCCCTTCAGGATTTGCTATACTCCCAGATGGGACCACTGCACATGGAGGTGGCATTGGTGACATTGGACATGGTGGTTCTCTCTTGACTGTGGCATTTCAAATATTGGTTGATTCGGTTCCAACGGCAAAGCTTTCTCTTGGATCAGTTGCTACTGTTAACAATCTCATTGCCTGCACTGTTGAGAGAATTAAGGCTGCTTTATCTGGTGAAGTTGCTTGA